The genomic stretch CAGCGAACCACTCCGAGCAAGGCGTTCCGCAAGCGCTGAACAAGTACAGAAGACTTTGGGAGTGCACGCGGCAGTCACCTCGAGAAGGGTTGTAAGGCCGAAAAGTAACCAACACTCGGAGAGATATAGAACCACCTTTCTCCCCTTTGACGGACTGCTGGGTCCATGATTGAGGATTCAGCTCGAGGTGTTTGAGTCTGACCCACTTTATGGACTGGGCCTGACAGGCATGACTTCAGCTCTCCACAACACGTGCGCGGATGTTCTGCCGCAAACTTTTAAAGTGAATCAGTTAACGCTCTGAAATTCGGTCAGACAATGTCGCCATCCCACCATGCGTCATAGCAGGGACCAGAACCACTCGGATCTCACAGATCAGGAAAGGGCGCAGTAAAGGCATCAAGATCGTGGTTGATGCACGCAGCACATCGTTGATGGTGCACAGTTGCAGTGCAGGTTCAGAAGATTCCGGGCATCGTCTAACTTATCTGCCTCGCTACTCTGCGCCGGGCTGTTCGGCCAGATGGCGTATCCTCAATCTCACTTGGGGTACATAGAATGCCCCGTATGGTCGCCACCCCTGCGCTCGCCTCACCCGCCACCCTGGCCACCGCCCGCATGCATCTTGTTCCTATGAGCACCGATTACCTCAATCAGGTCATGGACAGCCTGCAACATGACGAGTTCATGCGTCTGACAGGCACCCGTGGGAGCTTCACTCGCGATGCCGTGGAACGTTTCCTGGCCCGCGTGACCCAGGCGGATGACCGCGCCGACTGGGCGATCCTCCGGGCTTCAGATGACGCGTACCTGGGCGAAGTTGCGCTCAATGACCTCGATCAGGACAACCGCAGCATGAACTTCCGCATTGCGCTCAATGGCCCAGCCGTGGTGGGTCAGGGGTATGGCACCGAGGCCACCCGGGCAGTCGTGGAGTACGGCTTCGACACTGTGGGGCTTCATCGCATCAGTTTGGGGGTATACGCCTTTAATCCACGTGCCCGGCGCGTCTACGAGAAATGCGGCTTTATCCATGAGGGGGTTGAACGCGACGCCTTGTATTGGGAGGGCGAATGGGTGGATCAACATCGTATGTCAATGCTCGCCACTGATCCCCGTACCCGATAGGGTCATTCCAAGGATCACGCTGTGCCCATCTTCTGGATAACATCTATCTCCTTAACAGCTTCCGGCAGCTTAAGGCCGACACACTCCTCTGAGATTTGAC from Deinococcus humi encodes the following:
- a CDS encoding GNAT family N-acetyltransferase, which gives rise to MVATPALASPATLATARMHLVPMSTDYLNQVMDSLQHDEFMRLTGTRGSFTRDAVERFLARVTQADDRADWAILRASDDAYLGEVALNDLDQDNRSMNFRIALNGPAVVGQGYGTEATRAVVEYGFDTVGLHRISLGVYAFNPRARRVYEKCGFIHEGVERDALYWEGEWVDQHRMSMLATDPRTR